A part of Arthrobacter dokdonellae genomic DNA contains:
- a CDS encoding DEAD/DEAH box helicase: MTETLFGGPSLPPAYPERAAWGTAQKLRAWQTEAMEKYFAEAPRDFLAVATPGAGKTTFALHVATELIARGTINRVTIVTPTDHLKRQWADAAARVGISIDPNFKNADGRHGRGFIGVAVTYAQVASKPLLHRAKTEAARTLVIMDEIHHGGDALSWGDGIREAFDPAARRLALTGTPFRSDTAAIPFVEYAEDRDGIRRSKADYTYGYGEALKDHVVRPVMFMAYSGQMRWRTSAGEEMAATLGAPVTKDITSQAWRTALNPAGEWIPAVLAAADKRLTEVRRAVPDAGGLVIATDHDDARAYAGQLKKITGESPTVILSDDAKASDKIDSFSASEKRWMVAVRMVSEGVDVPRLAVGVYATSTATPLFFAQAIGRFVRARKRGETASVFLPSVPNLMELANQLELERDHALDRPDKDPDGFIDDSEMEEANREEKASDTLEKFKFEALESQASFDKVLFDGGEFGAGGEIGSDDELDFLGIPGLLDADQVGVLLRQRQADQQTRRRGRASAAPEPEAPAVVDHRMLMDLRHELAKNVSAWSARSGMPHGMVHSELRRICGGPAVAQANEPQLQQRLKKLQDWFLGRK, encoded by the coding sequence GTGACGGAAACATTGTTTGGTGGCCCGTCGCTGCCTCCCGCCTACCCGGAGCGGGCGGCCTGGGGCACGGCCCAAAAGCTGCGCGCCTGGCAGACCGAGGCGATGGAAAAATACTTCGCCGAAGCGCCCCGGGACTTTTTGGCCGTGGCCACGCCGGGTGCCGGCAAGACCACCTTCGCCCTGCACGTCGCCACCGAGCTGATCGCGCGCGGCACCATCAACAGGGTCACGATCGTCACGCCCACCGACCACCTTAAGCGCCAGTGGGCGGACGCGGCGGCACGGGTCGGCATCTCGATCGACCCGAATTTCAAGAATGCGGACGGGCGCCACGGCAGGGGCTTCATCGGCGTCGCCGTCACGTACGCTCAGGTGGCCAGCAAGCCGCTGCTCCACCGGGCCAAGACGGAAGCGGCCCGCACCCTGGTCATCATGGACGAGATCCACCACGGCGGAGACGCGCTGTCCTGGGGCGACGGCATCCGGGAGGCCTTTGACCCGGCGGCCCGCCGCCTGGCGCTGACCGGCACACCGTTCCGCTCCGACACGGCCGCCATCCCGTTTGTGGAATATGCGGAGGACCGCGACGGCATCCGCCGCTCCAAGGCCGACTACACGTACGGCTACGGCGAGGCCCTGAAGGACCACGTGGTCCGCCCCGTAATGTTCATGGCCTACTCCGGCCAGATGCGCTGGCGCACCAGCGCGGGCGAGGAAATGGCCGCGACCCTGGGCGCGCCGGTGACAAAGGACATCACCTCGCAGGCCTGGCGCACCGCGCTGAACCCGGCCGGAGAATGGATTCCGGCCGTCCTGGCGGCCGCGGACAAGCGCCTCACCGAGGTCCGCCGTGCCGTGCCCGACGCCGGGGGCCTGGTCATCGCCACGGACCATGACGACGCGCGGGCCTACGCCGGGCAGCTGAAGAAGATCACGGGGGAGTCGCCCACGGTGATCCTCTCCGACGATGCCAAGGCCTCGGACAAGATCGATTCGTTTTCCGCCAGTGAAAAGCGCTGGATGGTGGCTGTGCGCATGGTGTCCGAGGGCGTGGACGTGCCGCGCCTTGCCGTGGGCGTGTATGCCACCTCCACCGCGACGCCGCTGTTCTTCGCGCAGGCAATCGGCCGCTTCGTGCGCGCCCGGAAGCGGGGGGAGACGGCGTCGGTGTTCCTGCCGTCGGTGCCGAACCTGATGGAACTGGCCAACCAGCTGGAACTGGAGCGCGACCACGCCCTGGACCGGCCGGACAAGGACCCGGACGGCTTCATTGATGATTCCGAGATGGAGGAGGCCAACCGCGAGGAGAAGGCCTCCGACACGCTGGAGAAATTCAAGTTTGAGGCCCTGGAGTCCCAGGCGTCCTTCGACAAGGTGTTGTTCGACGGCGGCGAATTCGGCGCGGGTGGCGAGATCGGCTCGGACGACGAGCTTGACTTCCTCGGCATCCCCGGACTGCTCGACGCCGACCAGGTGGGGGTGCTGCTGCGCCAGCGCCAGGCCGATCAGCAGACGCGCCGCCGCGGCAGGGCCTCCGCGGCCCCGGAACCTGAGGCTCCCGCCGTGGTGGACCACCGCATGCTGATGGACTTGCGCCACGAACTGGCTAAAAACGTCTCTGCCTGGAGTGCCCGCTCCGGCATGCCGCACGGCATGGTGCACAGCGAGCTGCGGCGGATCTGCGGCGGTCCCGCCGTCGCGCAGGCCAACGAGCCGCAGCTGCAGCAGCGCCTGAAAAAGCTTCAGGACTGGTTCCTCGGCCGCAAATAG
- a CDS encoding DUF3039 domain-containing protein — protein MVSMSLPPDPFENDPMHSPGHTGGSTAVIEREELRQQVEPGDSERFSHYVRKEKIMESAMSGEPVVALCGKVWTPGRDPHKFPVCPECKAIYEGMNPSGGKGKGPKNPKQ, from the coding sequence ATGGTTTCCATGAGCTTGCCACCAGATCCCTTCGAAAACGATCCCATGCACAGCCCCGGCCACACCGGCGGGTCAACGGCTGTCATTGAACGCGAGGAACTGCGCCAGCAGGTCGAGCCCGGCGACAGCGAACGGTTCTCGCACTACGTGCGCAAGGAAAAGATCATGGAATCTGCCATGTCCGGCGAGCCCGTGGTGGCGCTCTGCGGCAAGGTGTGGACGCCGGGCCGCGACCCCCACAAGTTCCCTGTCTGCCCTGAATGCAAGGCCATCTACGAGGGCATGAACCCCTCCGGCGGCAAGGGCAAGGGCCCGAAGAATCCCAAGCAGTAA
- the nagB gene encoding glucosamine-6-phosphate deaminase, whose translation MEVIILPSSKEVGALAADAIEALVHELPHAVLGLATGSSPLPIYDELARRHDEAGLSFTRAQGFALDEYVGLPAGHPESYREVIRREFTNRVDIAPENVHGPDGSAADIAAACLAYEQAIKAAGGVDLQILGVGTNGHIGFNEPGSSLASRTRIKTLADQTRQDNARFFDNIDQVPHHVVTQGLGTIMDARHVVLVACGAGKAQAVRDFVEGPVSAACPASVLQFHPHATILVDEAAAAKLARAASYRHAYDNKPAWQGL comes from the coding sequence ATGGAGGTCATCATCCTCCCCAGCAGCAAGGAAGTCGGCGCGCTCGCCGCAGACGCCATCGAGGCCCTGGTCCACGAACTGCCCCATGCCGTCCTTGGCCTGGCCACGGGATCCTCCCCGCTGCCCATCTACGACGAACTGGCCCGCCGCCACGACGAAGCCGGCCTGAGCTTCACCCGTGCCCAGGGCTTTGCCCTGGACGAATACGTGGGGCTGCCCGCGGGCCATCCTGAGTCGTACCGCGAGGTCATCCGGCGGGAGTTCACCAACCGCGTCGACATTGCGCCGGAAAACGTGCACGGGCCGGACGGCAGCGCCGCGGACATCGCCGCGGCCTGCCTCGCCTACGAGCAAGCCATCAAGGCAGCCGGCGGGGTGGACCTGCAGATCCTCGGCGTCGGGACCAACGGGCACATTGGCTTCAACGAGCCGGGGTCCTCGCTGGCCTCCCGCACGCGCATCAAGACGCTCGCGGACCAGACGCGCCAGGACAATGCCCGCTTCTTTGACAACATCGACCAGGTTCCCCACCACGTGGTGACCCAAGGCCTGGGCACCATCATGGATGCCCGCCACGTTGTCCTGGTGGCCTGCGGCGCCGGCAAGGCGCAGGCCGTCCGCGACTTCGTTGAGGGCCCTGTTTCCGCCGCCTGCCCGGCGTCCGTGCTGCAGTTCCACCCGCACGCCACCATCCTCGTGGACGAGGCGGCAGCCGCCAAGCTGGCCCGCGCCGCGTCCTATCGCCATGCTTACGACAACAAGCCCGCCTGGCAGGGGCTTTAG